The following are encoded in a window of Camelus ferus isolate YT-003-E chromosome 20, BCGSAC_Cfer_1.0, whole genome shotgun sequence genomic DNA:
- the LOC102522370 gene encoding histone H2A type 1, translated as MSGRGKQGGKARAKAKTRSSRAGLQFPVGRVHRLLRKGNYAERVGAGAPVYLAAVLEYLTAEILELAGNAARDNKKTRIIPRHLQLAIRNDEELNKLLGKVTIAQGGVLPNIQAVLLPKKTESHHKAKGK; from the coding sequence ATGTCTGGACGAGGCAAGCAAGGAGGGAAGGCTCGCGCTAAGGCCAAGACCCGCTCTTCGCGGGCCGGGCTCCAGTTCCCGGTGGGCCGTGTACACCGTCTGCTCCGCAAAGGCAACTACGCTGAGCGTGTTGGTGCTGGCGCGCCGGTTTATTTGGCGGCGGTGCTGGAGTACCTGACAGCTGAGATCCTGGAGCTGGCGGGCAACGCGGCTCGCGACAACAAGAAGACGCGCATCATCCCGCGCCACCTGCAGCTGGCGATCCGCAACGACGAGGAACTCAACAAGCTGCTGGGTAAAGTCACCATCGCTCAGGGTGGCGTCCTGCCCAACATCCAGGCCGTGCTGCTGCCCAAGAAGACCGAGAGCCACCACAAGGCTAAGGGCAAGTAA
- the LOC102522118 gene encoding histone H2B type 1-N, which produces MPEPSKSAPAPKKGSKKAVAKAQKKDGKKRKRSRKESYSVYVYKVLKQVHPDTGISSKAMGIMNSFVNDIFERIAGEASRLAHYNKRSTITSREIQTAVRLLLPGELAKHAVSEGTKAVTKYTSSK; this is translated from the coding sequence ATGCCTGAACCCTCCAAGTCCGCCCCGGCCCCGAAGAAGGGCTCCAAGAAGGCGGTGGCCAAGGCGCAGAAGAAGGACGGCAAGAAGCGCAAGCGCAGCCGCAAGGAGAGCTACTCGGTGTACGTGTACAAGGTGCTGAAGCAGGTCCACCCGGACACCGGCATCTCGTCCAAGGCCATGGGCATCATGAACTCATTCGTCAACGACATCTTTGAGCGCATCGCGGGCGAGGCGTCGCGCCTGGCGCATTACAACAAGCGCTCGACCATCACGTCCCGGGAGATCCAGACGGCCGTGCGCCTGCTACTGCCTGGGGAGCTGGCCAAGCACGCTGTGTCCGAGGGCACCAAGGCCGTCACCAAGTACACCAGCTCCAAGTGA
- the LOC102521879 gene encoding histone H2B type 1-C/E/F/G/I, which produces MPEPAKSAPAPKKGSKKAVAKAQKKDGKKRKRSRKESYSVYVYKVLKQVHPDTGISSKAMGIMNSFVNDIFERIAGEASRLAHYNKRSTITSREIQTAVRLLLPGELAKHAVSEGTKAVTKYTSSKIMVNRI; this is translated from the exons ATGCCCGAGCCAGCCAAGTCCGCTCCAGCCCCGAAGAAGGGCTCCAAGAAGGCGGTGGCCAAGGCGCAGAAGAAGGACGGCAAGAAGCGCAAGCGCAGCCGCAAGGAGAGCTACTCGGTGTACGTGTACAAGGTGCTGAAGCAGGTCCACCCGGACACCGGCATCTCGTCCAAGGCCATGGGCATCATGAACTCGTTCGTCAACGACATCTTCGAGCGCATCGCGGGCGAGGCGTCGCGCCTGGCGCACTACAACAAGCGCTCGACCATCACGTCCCGGGAGATCCAGACGGCCGTGCGCCTGCTGCTGCCCGGGGAGCTGGCCAAGCACGCCGTGTCCGAGGGCACCAAGGCCGTCACCAAGTATACCAGCTCCAA GATTATGGTCAACAGGATATGA
- the LOC116658353 gene encoding histone H2A type 1 produces MSGRGKQGGKARAKAKTRSSRAGLQFPVGRVHRLLRKGNYAERVGAGAPVYLAAVLEYLTAEILELAGNAARDNKKTRIIPRHLQLAIRNDEELNKLLGKVTIAQGGVLPNIQAVLLPKKTESHHKAKGK; encoded by the coding sequence ATGTCTGGACGTGGTAAGCAGGGCGGCAAAGCTCGCGCCAAGGCCAAGACCCGCTCTTCGCGGGCCGGTCTCCAGTTCCCCGTGGGCCGAGTGCACCGCCTGCTCCGCAAGGGCAACTACGCCGAGCGGGTCGGGGCCGGCGCGCCGGTGTACCTGGCGGCGGTGCTGGAGTACCTGACGGCCGAGATCCTGGAGCTGGCGGGCAACGCGGCTCGCGACAACAAGAAGACGCGCATCATCCCGCGCCACCTGCAGCTGGCGATCCGCAACGACGAGGAACTCAACAAGCTGCTGGGTAAAGTCACCATTGCTCAGGGTGGTGTCCTGCCCAACATCCAGGCCGTGCTGCTGCCCAAGAAGACTGAGAGCCACCACAAGGCCAAGGGCAAGTAG
- the H1-5 gene encoding histone H1.5 — MSETAPAETAAPAPVEKSPAKKKAAKKAASGGAAKRKASGPPVSELITKAVAASKERNGLSLAALKKALAAGGYDVEKNNSRIKLGLKSLVSKGTLVQTKGTGASGSFKLNKKAATGEAKPKAKKAGAAKAKKPAGATPKKPKKAAGAKKAVKKTPKKAKKPAAAGVKKVAKSPKKTKAAAKPKKAAKSPAKPKAVKPKAAKPKAAKPKAAKPKAAKAKKAAPKKK; from the coding sequence ATGTCGGAAACTGCTCCTGCTGAGACGGCAGCCCCGGCTCCAGTGGAGAAATCTCCTGCTAAGAAGAAAGCAGCCAAGAAGGCCGCGAGCGGTGGCGCCGCGAAGCGCAAAGCTTCCGGGCCCCCTGTTTCGGAGCTGATCACTAAAGCTGTGGCTGCTTCCAAAGAGCGCAATGGCCTTTCTTTGGCTGCGCTCAAGAAGGCGCTGGCAGCTGGCGGCTACGACGTTGAGAAGAACAACAGCCGTATCAAGCTGGGTCTCAAGAGCCTGGTGAGCAAGGGCACCTTAGTGCAGACCAAGGGCACCGGCGCCTCCGGCTCCTTTAAGCTCAACAAGAAGGCGGCGACCGGGGAAGCCAAACCCAAAGCCAAGAAGGCGGGGGCTGCTAAAGCTAAGAAACCTGCAGGGGCCACCCCTAAGAAGCCCAAGAAGGCTGCTGGAGCCAAGAAAGCCGTGAAGAAGACTCCTAAGAAGGCTAAGAAGCCTGCGGCTGCTGGTGTCAAAAAGGTGGCCAAGAGTCCCAAGAAGACCAAAGCTGCCGCAAAGCCTAAGAAAGCTGCCAAGAGCCCTGCTAAGCCCAAGGCAGTGAAGCCAAAGGCGGCCAAACCCAAAGCCGCTAAGCCTAAGGCAGCAAAACCCAAAGCTGCAAAGGCGAAGAAGGCGGCTCCCAAGAAGAAGTAG